Proteins from a single region of Hordeum vulgare subsp. vulgare chromosome 6H, MorexV3_pseudomolecules_assembly, whole genome shotgun sequence:
- the LOC123405482 gene encoding protein FAR1-RELATED SEQUENCE 6-like: MESNLSEDEAVEQNNAEDFILEEIGDCLDDQQGEASLMLEPKRGVMFDSEDDAVTFYKGYAKKKGFGILRRTTRHDDDNKLRYFTLACSRQGKAQYSSNNSFKPNPSTRMQCPCKINFSRRGEKFCITSFILDHNHPTSPSKSRFLRCHKKLDLDAKRRLELNDQAGIRTNKNFGSLVIQAGGYDKLEFGEKECRNYLHETRRLKLGAGDAHAVYQYFLRMQSKDPNFFHLMDVAEDGRLRNVFWADARSRAAYESYSDVITFDTTYLTNKYSMPFAPFVGVNHHGESVLLGCGLLSNEDTDTFIWLFNSWLCCMSNKAPNAIITDQCKAMQNAIEEVFPYARHRWCIWHIMKKIPEKLSGYEKYENIKYTLSNVVYDSLTKHAFDEGWVKMINKYDLQDNDWLDGLYSERYRWAPAYVKDTFWAGMSSTQRSESVNAFFDGYVHARTTLKQFVEQYENALRDKVEKENKADSKSVQEVIPCITHYDFERQFQAAYTNAKFQEFQEQLRGKIYCYPTMLNKEGLLYTFKVREDRKIFFEGEDGEIKEKRFISEFTVLFNKVDCNIQCLCRLFEFRGIFCSHILSVLALMEITEVPSRYILQRWRKDFKRKHTFMKCSYDDMLNTPVMQRYDSLCKRSHQVAENGAESDALHKLVMDGLNQLQIKIDAYRASHEVQDQYTTSKPEDTLFEQHTEKVVLSPIHVRSVGRPRSKRKESKIDQVVRKMRAKKQQAGTSTKNVPSQKGRKKGSNKSKNGQDSNLQSSQQFEANTHCEGHEVGGVCFILNEFQGIPLRGSFAQPDFELSDTAISSQVLGLQLIISLCLSVIKLVPKKQKGAGFRFGLLREAGKRGAGGQSEAGQVGRPPCLHGPAPGPPPNSWRYRAMLGNDDGTGSWCRLGGRFGRHPGWRYLLRGRRMGRFRRIYGRPWRVRGRVRRI, translated from the exons ATGGAGTCAAATTTATCTGAGGATGAAGCAGTTGAACAGAATAATGCAGAAGATTTCATCTTGGAGGAAATTGGGGATTGTTTGGATGACCAACAAGGAGAGGCGAGTTTGATGTTGGAACCTAAAAGGGGAGTGATGTTCGATAGTGAGGATGATGCTGTTACATTCTACAAAGGTTATGCTAAAAAGAAGGGATTTGGTATATTAAGAAGAACAACTAgacatgatgatgacaacaagctTAGATATTTTACACTTGCTTGTAGCAGACAAGGGAAGGCTCAGTACTCATCAAATAACTCATTTAAACCAAATCCATCGACAAGGATGCAATGCCCATGTAAGATAAATTTCTCTCGTCGTGGAGAAAAGTTTTGCATTACTTCTTTTATACTTGATCACAATCATCCTACAAGTCCTAGCAAATCCAGATTTCTGAGGTGTCACAAGAAACTAGACTTAGACGCCAAGAGAAGGTTAGAACTGAATGATCAAGCAGGAATTCGTACGAACAAAAATTTTGGTTCTCTTGTTATTCAAGCTGGTGGCTATGACAAACTTGAATTTGGTGAAAAGGAGTGCAGAAACTATTTGCACGAGACAAGAAGATTGAAGCTTGGTGCTGGAGATGCACATGCAGTTTATCAATATTTTCTCCGTATGCAGTCAAAAGATCCTAACTTTTTTCATCTTATGGATGTGGCCGAGGATGGACGACTCAGAAATGTGTTTTGGGCAGATGCAAGAAGCAGGGCTGCATATGAATCTTATTCGGATGTCATCACATTTGACACAACATACTTAACAAATAAGTATAGCATGCCATTTGCTCCTTTTGTTGGCGTAAACCATCACGGAGAATCAGTTTTGTTAGGTTGCGGTCTTTTGTCGAATGAAGACACAGATACTTTTATTTGGTTATTCAATTCTTGGTTATGTTGTATGTCAAATaaagcacccaatgctataatcaCAGACCAGTGCAAAGCAATGCAGAATGCTATTGAAGAAGTTTTCCCTTATGCTCGTCACAGATGGTGTATATGGCATATCATGAAGAAGATCCCTGAAAAGCTTAGTGGGTACGAGAagtatgaaaatataaaatataccTTGTCAAATGTGGTGTATGATTCCTTGACGAAACATGCTTTTGATGAAGGTTGGGTTAAGATGATCAACAAATATGATCTTCAGGACAATGATTGGCTTGATGGATTATACAGTGAAAGATATCGATGGGCACCGGCATATGTGAAAGATACTTTTTGGGCAGGAATGTCTTCAACACAAAGGAGTGAGAGTGTGAATGCTTTCTTTGATGGCTATGTCCATGCCAGAACAACTCTGAAGCAATTTGTGGAGCAGTATGAAAATGCATTAAGAGACAAGGTAGAGAAAGAAAACAAGGCTGATTCAAAGTCGGTCCAAGAGGTAATTCCGTGCATTACTCACTATGACTTTGAGAGGCAATTTCAAGCAGCGTATACCAATGCAAAGTTTCAGGAGTTTCAAGAGCAATTAAGAGGTAAAATCTATTGCTATCCAACTATGTTGAACAAAGAAGGGTTACTTTATACATTTAAAGTCAGAGAGGACCGTAAGATATTTTTTGAAGGAGAGGACGGCGAGATTAAAGAGAAAAGATTTATTTCAGAGTTCACTGTCTTGTTCAACAAAGTGGATTGTAATATCCAATGTCTTTGTAGGCTTTTCGAATTTCGAGGCATCTTCTGTAGCCACATCCTTTCTGTTCTTGCTCTCATGGAGATCACAGAAGTACCTTCTAGGTATATATTGCAGCGATGGAGAAAGGACTTTAAGCGTAAACACACATTTATGAAATGCTCCTATGATGATATGCTGAATACACCAGTTATGCAACGTTATGATAGTTTGTGCAAACGTTCCCACCAAGTGGCAGAAAATGGGGCAGAGTCTGATGCATTGCATAAATTGGTAATGGATGGGCTTAATCAGTTACAAATAAAGATTGATGCATACCGTGCTAGCCATGAAGTCCAGGATCAGTATACAACTTCAAAGCCTGAAGATACATTGTTCGAGCAGCACACTGAAAAAGTTGTACTCAGCCCGATCCATGTGCGTAGTGTAGGCCGTCCTCGTTCAAAGAGAAAAGAGTCCAAAATTGATCAAGTTGTAAGAAAAATGAGAGCAAAGAAGCAGCAGGCAGGAACTAGTACAAAAAATGTTCCAAGTCAAAAAGGAAGAAAG AAAGGAAGCAATAAATCAAAAAATGGGCAAGATAGTAATCTTCAGAGCTCACAACAATTTGAG GCAAATACTCACTGTGAAGGACATGAGGTTGGAGGTGTTTGTTTCATTCTAAATGAATTTCAG GGCATCCCGCTCCGTGGCAGCTTCGCCCAGCCGGATTTCGAGCTCAGCGATACGGCCATCAGCTCCCAGGTGCTGGGTCTGCAGCTCATTATAAGCCTGTGCCTGAGCGTCATAAAGCTCGTGCCAAAAAAGCAAAAAGGAGCAGGAtttagattcggcctg ctccgggaagCCGGAAAGCGCGGTGCCGGCGGGCAGTCGGAGGCGGGCCAGGttggccgcccgccatgtcttcatgggccggctcccggcccGCCCCCCAACTCCTGGCGCTACAGGGCCATGTTGGGGAATGACGATggcaccggctcctggtgccggctcggcgGCCGGTTCGGGCGCCATCCCGGCTGGCGCTACCTCCTCCGCGGGAGACGGATGGGCCGCTTCCGGCGCATCTATGGCCGCCCCTGGCGCGTCAGGGGCCGTGTACGGCGCATCTAG